From a single Verrucomicrobiota bacterium genomic region:
- a CDS encoding TIM barrel protein, with the protein MKLSRRSVFKSVATALPLAAMGGLPRAAQAEEIALYRARKGRIKQSIVPWCYKPLTVEELAALAVKLGMHSIELCDPKFWPKLKELGLTCAIAGSHGFGKGFAHLEEHELCLKSLTERIGQCVTAGVPSIITFSGFRRGLATEVGVKNMVDGLKKIAPIAEKAKVTVCLEMLNSRVNVEMKGHPDYFCDSMDLSVDILKQVSSEYVKVLFDIYHVQIMHGDVITRLKQYAPWIGHYHTAGVPGRNEIDDTQELCYAPIMRAIVATGYRGYVGQEFIPVGDKVKSLSDATRICDV; encoded by the coding sequence ATGAAGCTCTCACGTCGGTCCGTGTTCAAAAGCGTGGCGACGGCTTTGCCATTGGCCGCTATGGGCGGCCTGCCGCGCGCGGCACAGGCCGAAGAAATCGCGCTTTACCGCGCGCGCAAAGGGCGCATCAAACAATCTATTGTCCCATGGTGTTATAAGCCGTTGACGGTAGAGGAGCTGGCGGCGTTGGCCGTCAAGTTGGGGATGCATAGCATCGAGCTGTGTGATCCCAAGTTTTGGCCCAAGCTCAAAGAGCTGGGGCTCACCTGCGCCATTGCCGGTTCGCATGGGTTCGGCAAGGGGTTCGCCCATCTGGAAGAACATGAGCTGTGCCTGAAATCATTGACCGAGCGCATCGGGCAATGTGTCACGGCGGGCGTGCCGAGCATCATCACCTTTAGCGGATTCCGGCGCGGTCTGGCCACGGAGGTGGGCGTGAAGAACATGGTGGACGGGTTGAAGAAAATCGCACCCATTGCGGAGAAGGCGAAAGTGACAGTCTGCCTGGAGATGTTGAACTCCCGCGTGAATGTCGAGATGAAAGGGCATCCGGATTACTTTTGCGACAGCATGGATCTGAGCGTGGATATCCTCAAGCAGGTCAGCAGCGAATACGTCAAGGTGCTCTTCGACATTTATCACGTGCAAATCATGCATGGCGACGTCATCACGCGTCTGAAGCAATACGCGCCATGGATCGGCCATTACCACACGGCGGGTGTGCCGGGGCGCAATGAGATTGATGATACCCAAGAGCTGTGTTATGCCCCCATCATGCGGGCCATCGTCGCAACGGGTTATCGGGGCTACGTCGGGCAGGAATTCATCCCGGTGGGCGACAAGGTCAAATCGCTGAGCGACGCGACCCGGATTTGCGACGTATAG
- a CDS encoding response regulator has translation MNTSKPSPPRERKFKARLQTRIVFGALVALSLVAMLWNFDFLNEQKVQWLQTGLIAAMMVLGLFEISRTNRTLRHLAQVADEIGHGNYAQRAEVDSKDALGSMAQALNTMAEHIEQTIQEREEARAKLEQSQSAVAARNEELAAAFAGQQQFGSFLSELNSIETNTLAAKALEHLMPAAHAHLGAFYLYDGEQQAFACLSAQGADRKALAGLGRERGLDGLPGEAFRRKTWVFVEDPMLDGALQLDVGIARVPIKCVYAIPVMHRGGVLAVIVLAGLRRPDERASQAITHHVDALANGLNNALSYKALNRQSLLLEQANRDLKKVDQLRSEFVANMSHELRTPLNSIIGFSGILQKNRGGNLTAEDLSRAEKINRNGKHLLGLINDILDLSKIEAGRMDLQLEPVSLSSILREVVDLLQPQSEAKKLALKLELPADDLVLETDAQRLRQVVINLAGNAIKFTREGSVTLVLEPAELTPGRAVLRVQDTGIGIPEDKLDSIFEAFRQADSSTTREFGGTGLGLTISRSMVQMLGGTLTAASTVGQGSTFTIKLPIHRSVQSFAPAIVQPAPAAQEPASATAPADSATLDRRKTKPSPAAMDGLDVLSTVLAGKSGRRVMVVDDDADACELIRQYLQDLGMTVILCVHAGEAARLAAEQKPDLITLDLMMPEKSGWEVLAQLKHDPLLREIPVVILSILADRRKAISLGAVDALAKPITRDDFNAVVTRHLNAQIKSRVLVVEDDADTLQAITAWVAPYASELLTAVNGREALNILTRWQPDVIFLDLLMPIMDGVTFLGHLRAQPAFAKLPVIILTAKTLSTEERITLERHGAKVLQKTDIFN, from the coding sequence ATGAATACGTCCAAACCTTCACCGCCCCGCGAGCGCAAATTTAAAGCCCGATTGCAGACACGCATTGTGTTTGGAGCCTTGGTGGCGCTTAGTCTGGTTGCCATGCTTTGGAATTTCGATTTCCTGAACGAGCAAAAAGTGCAATGGCTCCAAACCGGGTTGATTGCCGCCATGATGGTGCTCGGGTTGTTCGAAATATCGCGCACCAACCGCACTCTGCGACATCTGGCGCAGGTGGCGGATGAAATTGGGCATGGCAATTACGCGCAACGTGCCGAGGTGGACTCGAAGGATGCCTTGGGCAGCATGGCGCAGGCGCTCAACACCATGGCGGAACACATCGAGCAGACGATCCAGGAACGCGAGGAAGCGCGGGCCAAGCTGGAGCAATCCCAATCCGCCGTGGCCGCCCGCAACGAGGAGCTGGCCGCCGCCTTTGCCGGCCAGCAACAATTCGGGTCTTTTCTAAGCGAACTCAATTCCATTGAAACCAATACTCTGGCGGCCAAGGCGTTGGAGCATCTGATGCCCGCCGCCCATGCGCATCTGGGGGCGTTTTATTTATATGATGGGGAACAGCAAGCCTTCGCCTGTCTGAGCGCCCAGGGCGCGGACCGCAAGGCACTGGCGGGCTTGGGACGTGAACGCGGCCTGGATGGGCTGCCCGGCGAGGCGTTTCGGCGCAAAACCTGGGTCTTTGTGGAGGACCCCATGCTGGATGGCGCCCTGCAACTGGACGTCGGCATCGCGCGCGTGCCCATCAAGTGCGTGTACGCCATTCCGGTGATGCATCGCGGCGGCGTACTGGCAGTCATCGTCTTGGCGGGGTTGCGCCGACCGGACGAACGCGCTTCCCAAGCCATCACCCACCATGTGGACGCGCTTGCCAACGGGCTCAATAACGCCCTGAGTTACAAGGCGCTGAACCGGCAGTCGCTGCTGTTGGAGCAGGCGAATCGCGACCTGAAGAAAGTGGACCAATTACGCAGCGAATTTGTGGCCAACATGAGCCACGAATTGCGTACCCCCCTGAATTCCATCATCGGGTTTTCGGGAATCCTTCAGAAGAACCGGGGGGGGAATCTCACGGCGGAAGATTTGAGCCGCGCGGAAAAAATCAACCGCAATGGCAAGCACCTGCTGGGCCTCATCAATGACATTCTGGACCTCTCCAAAATTGAGGCCGGGCGCATGGATCTGCAATTGGAACCCGTGAGTTTGAGCAGCATTCTGCGCGAGGTGGTGGACCTCCTGCAACCGCAATCGGAGGCAAAAAAACTCGCGTTGAAATTGGAACTGCCAGCGGATGACCTGGTGTTGGAAACGGATGCGCAACGCCTCCGGCAGGTGGTCATCAACCTGGCCGGGAATGCCATCAAATTTACCCGGGAAGGCAGTGTCACCCTGGTGTTGGAACCCGCTGAATTGACTCCGGGTCGGGCGGTCCTTCGCGTGCAGGACACCGGGATTGGCATACCCGAAGACAAACTGGACAGCATCTTTGAGGCCTTCCGCCAGGCGGATAGCAGTACCACGCGTGAATTTGGCGGCACCGGCTTGGGTTTGACCATTTCCCGTTCCATGGTGCAAATGTTGGGCGGCACGTTGACTGCGGCTAGCACGGTGGGCCAAGGCAGCACCTTCACCATCAAACTGCCCATCCATCGTTCCGTCCAATCGTTTGCCCCAGCCATTGTCCAGCCCGCGCCTGCCGCACAGGAGCCTGCTTCCGCCACCGCACCCGCCGATTCTGCCACGCTGGACCGGCGCAAAACCAAGCCTTCACCCGCCGCCATGGATGGCTTGGATGTGCTATCCACGGTGCTGGCTGGCAAGTCCGGCCGCCGGGTCATGGTGGTGGATGACGATGCCGATGCCTGCGAGTTGATCCGCCAGTATTTACAGGATCTGGGGATGACGGTTATTCTGTGTGTACATGCCGGGGAAGCGGCCCGCTTGGCCGCAGAACAAAAACCGGATTTGATCACTCTGGACCTGATGATGCCGGAAAAATCAGGTTGGGAAGTGTTGGCCCAACTCAAGCACGATCCCCTGCTGCGTGAAATCCCCGTGGTGATCCTCAGCATTCTGGCGGACCGCCGCAAGGCGATCTCTTTGGGCGCCGTGGACGCGCTGGCCAAACCGATTACCCGGGATGATTTCAACGCCGTGGTAACCCGGCATTTAAACGCCCAGATCAAATCCCGGGTACTGGTGGTGGAGGATGATGCCGATACACTGCAAGCCATTACGGCCTGGGTCGCCCCCTACGCCAGTGAATTACTCACGGCAGTTAATGGCCGGGAGGCGCTGAATATTCTGACCCGTTGGCAGCCGGACGTCATTTTTCTCGACCTGCTCATGCCGATCATGGACGGGGTCACTTTCCTGGGCCATTTGCGCGCCCAGCCCGCGTTCGCCAAATTACCGGTCATTATTCTCACGGCCAAAACCCTTTCCACCGAAGAACGAATCACCTTGGAGCGGCATGGCGCCAAAGTGCTTCAGAAAACGGATATCTTTAATTAA
- the uvrA gene encoding excinuclease ABC subunit UvrA → MKIGGAREHNLKNLTLTIPRNKLVVITGLSGSGKSSLAFDTLYAEGQRKYVESLSAYARQFLDQMQKPEVDYIEGLSPAIAIEQQSSSANPRSIIATTTEIYDYLRLLFAHVGQPHCPESGVPVVPQTTSDIVDKVLALPPRTRVMLLAPVVRDQRGEFRDVIERLAREGFVRARIDGEFVELEANVRVKLDPKARHNIDVVVDRLVIEEKVRVRLSDSVETALKWGEGMLWVLQQAPEASGAARSASAATQPWAETLHSNRAYSPATGKSFEKVTPKHFSFNSPQGACPVCHGLGQKLVFDEALVVPNPDKTLEEGAILPWRRGGKRMIVYYKALIRAVASHGGVSLEVPWKNLPAEFKRAMIRGTGAEEVEFTFYRAGKMSKVKRPFEGVIPNLERLYQESESEFTRNRLKAFMNPQFCDVCNGQRLKPEILAVTVGDAALAGRFRPAAKEPRPVRVPGLSIMDVCALSVDQAEQCFAALKLTDFQQQVAGEVIKEVRSRLGFLRNVGLGYLTLNRESGTLSGGEAQRIRLATQIGAGLVGVLYILDEPSIGLHQRDNERLLKTLEHLRDLGNSVLVVEHDEDTIRRADYILDLGPGAGVRGGELVAAGTLPEILANPRSLTARYLSGELSVPVPRQRVKPTQERGWLRILGARENNLKNIDARIPLGTLTCVTGVSGSGKSTLVDDILRRALFRHWFGSKERPGLHREIEGMDLLDKVIVIDQTPIGRTPRSNPATYTGMFNQIRDLFARLPTAKVRGYDAGRFSFNVKGGRCEECQGDGLIKIEMHFLPPVYVTCEACAGRRYNRETLDINYKGLNIADVLAMTVDEGVNFFRAIPQIYEQCLTLAEVGLGYLALGQSATTLSGGEAQRLKLASELSRKQTGRTLYILDEPTTGLHFHDVAKLLEVLFKLRAPGNTLVVIEHNLDVIKTADWVIDLGPEGGEGGGYIVAEGTPEDVSHCAASHTGQYLARLLAFKR, encoded by the coding sequence ATGAAAATAGGTGGGGCGCGCGAGCACAATTTAAAGAATCTCACGCTGACAATCCCGCGCAACAAGCTGGTGGTGATCACCGGCTTGAGCGGCTCGGGGAAGTCGTCCCTTGCCTTTGACACGCTGTATGCCGAGGGGCAGCGGAAGTATGTGGAATCGCTGTCTGCCTATGCCCGGCAATTCCTTGACCAGATGCAGAAGCCGGAGGTGGATTATATCGAGGGGCTGTCGCCCGCCATCGCCATCGAGCAGCAGAGCAGCAGCGCGAACCCCCGCTCGATCATCGCGACGACGACGGAGATTTACGATTATCTGCGCCTGTTGTTTGCGCATGTTGGCCAGCCGCATTGCCCGGAGTCCGGCGTGCCGGTGGTGCCGCAGACGACGAGCGACATCGTGGATAAGGTGCTGGCGCTGCCGCCCCGCACGCGGGTGATGTTGCTCGCGCCGGTGGTGCGGGATCAGCGCGGGGAGTTCCGGGATGTGATCGAGCGGCTGGCGCGCGAGGGGTTCGTCCGGGCGCGGATTGACGGGGAGTTCGTGGAGCTGGAGGCGAATGTGCGGGTGAAGCTGGACCCGAAGGCCCGGCATAATATAGATGTGGTGGTGGACCGGTTGGTGATTGAGGAGAAGGTGCGCGTGCGGCTCAGTGATTCGGTGGAGACGGCGCTGAAGTGGGGGGAGGGGATGCTCTGGGTGTTGCAGCAGGCCCCGGAGGCCAGCGGCGCGGCCCGCAGCGCCAGCGCCGCGACCCAACCCTGGGCGGAGACGCTGCATTCCAACCGCGCGTACAGCCCGGCCACGGGGAAGAGTTTCGAGAAGGTCACGCCGAAGCATTTTTCCTTTAACTCGCCGCAGGGGGCCTGCCCGGTTTGCCACGGGCTCGGGCAGAAGCTGGTGTTCGATGAGGCGCTGGTGGTGCCGAATCCGGATAAGACGCTGGAGGAGGGGGCGATCCTGCCGTGGCGGCGCGGGGGCAAGCGGATGATCGTATATTATAAGGCGCTGATCCGCGCGGTGGCGTCGCATGGCGGCGTGAGCCTGGAGGTGCCGTGGAAGAATCTGCCGGCGGAGTTCAAGCGCGCGATGATCCGCGGCACGGGGGCGGAGGAGGTGGAGTTCACGTTTTATCGCGCCGGGAAGATGAGCAAGGTGAAGCGCCCGTTCGAGGGGGTGATCCCGAACCTGGAGCGGCTGTACCAGGAGAGCGAGAGCGAGTTCACGCGCAATCGGCTCAAGGCGTTCATGAACCCGCAGTTTTGCGACGTGTGCAACGGGCAGCGCCTGAAGCCGGAGATCCTGGCCGTGACGGTGGGGGATGCCGCGCTGGCCGGGCGCTTCCGCCCCGCCGCGAAGGAGCCGCGCCCGGTGCGGGTTCCGGGGCTGTCCATCATGGATGTCTGCGCGCTGTCGGTGGATCAGGCGGAGCAGTGCTTCGCGGCGCTGAAGTTGACGGATTTCCAGCAGCAGGTGGCCGGCGAGGTGATCAAGGAGGTGCGCTCGCGGCTGGGGTTCCTGCGGAATGTGGGGCTTGGGTACCTCACGCTGAACCGCGAGAGCGGCACGCTGAGCGGCGGCGAAGCGCAGCGCATCCGGCTCGCCACGCAAATTGGCGCCGGGCTGGTGGGCGTGCTGTACATTCTCGACGAGCCGAGCATCGGCCTGCACCAGCGGGATAACGAGCGCCTGCTGAAGACGCTGGAGCATTTGCGCGACCTGGGGAATTCCGTGCTGGTGGTGGAGCACGACGAGGATACCATCCGGCGCGCGGATTATATCCTGGACCTCGGCCCGGGCGCGGGCGTGCGCGGCGGGGAGTTGGTGGCGGCGGGCACGTTGCCGGAGATTCTGGCCAACCCGCGCTCGCTGACGGCGCGGTATCTGTCCGGGGAATTGAGCGTGCCGGTGCCGCGCCAGCGGGTGAAGCCCACCCAGGAGCGCGGCTGGCTGCGCATCCTGGGCGCGCGCGAGAATAACCTGAAGAATATTGACGCGCGCATTCCGCTGGGGACGCTGACGTGCGTCACGGGCGTTTCCGGCTCCGGCAAAAGCACGCTGGTGGATGACATTCTGCGGCGCGCGCTGTTCCGGCACTGGTTCGGCTCCAAGGAGCGGCCCGGCCTGCACCGGGAAATCGAGGGCATGGACTTGCTCGACAAGGTGATTGTCATTGACCAGACGCCCATCGGCCGCACGCCGCGCAGCAATCCCGCCACGTACACCGGCATGTTCAACCAGATCCGGGATTTGTTCGCGCGCCTGCCCACCGCCAAAGTGCGCGGCTACGACGCCGGACGCTTCAGCTTCAACGTCAAGGGCGGCCGCTGCGAGGAATGCCAGGGGGACGGGCTGATCAAGATCGAGATGCATTTTCTGCCGCCGGTGTACGTCACCTGCGAGGCGTGCGCCGGGCGGCGCTACAACCGCGAGACGCTGGATATTAATTATAAGGGGCTCAACATCGCCGATGTGCTCGCCATGACGGTGGATGAGGGCGTGAATTTCTTCCGCGCGATCCCGCAGATCTACGAGCAATGCCTGACGCTGGCCGAGGTGGGGCTGGGCTACCTGGCGCTGGGGCAATCAGCCACCACGTTGAGCGGCGGCGAAGCGCAGCGGCTGAAGCTCGCCTCGGAATTGAGCCGCAAACAGACCGGGCGCACGCTGTATATCCTGGATGAGCCGACGACCGGCCTGCATTTCCATGACGTCGCCAAACTGTTGGAGGTGCTCTTCAAGCTCCGCGCCCCCGGCAACACGCTGGTGGTCATCGAGCACAACCTGGACGTGATCAAAACGGCGGATTGGGTGATTGATCTCGGCCCGGAAGGCGGGGAGGGCGGGGGATACATCGTGGCGGAAGGCACCCCCGAGGACGTTTCGCATTGCGCCGCCAGCCACACCGGCCAATATCTCGCGCGGCTGTTGGCATTTAAGCGATAA
- a CDS encoding response regulator, with protein MKTLYLVEDNQDNADLVRDLLADRYTLVHFPDSQALLKAMQNPNSPAPDLLLLDISLPGMDGIALLHAIRAGTPWHKVTAIALTAHAMKQDQGRLLATGFDGYVGKPIMDDSILLAAIQKLLPTS; from the coding sequence ATGAAAACACTGTACTTGGTGGAAGACAACCAGGACAACGCGGACCTGGTGCGCGACTTGCTTGCCGACCGGTACACGTTGGTTCATTTCCCGGATAGCCAGGCTTTGCTCAAGGCCATGCAAAACCCAAACTCCCCGGCTCCCGACTTATTGCTGTTGGATATTTCACTCCCCGGCATGGATGGCATCGCACTGCTCCACGCCATCCGCGCTGGAACCCCCTGGCACAAAGTGACCGCGATCGCGCTCACCGCCCATGCCATGAAACAAGATCAGGGACGGCTGCTGGCGACCGGATTTGACGGCTATGTGGGCAAACCCATCATGGATGACAGCATTCTGCTGGCAGCGATTCAAAAACTTCTACCCACCTCATGA
- a CDS encoding HAD family phosphatase, with amino-acid sequence MSTWGVIFDWDGVIIDSSRQHDRAWQMLAESEGRTLSPDYFKRSFGMKNERAILELLRWTQDPAEISRLSLKKEAMYRELIAAEGIAVLPGVKPLLAWLSKQGVPCVVGSSTPAANILCVLDTLGLRNAFPHLVCAGDVSHGKPHPEVFLKAAQRLGLPTTRCVVFEDAHVGIEAARAAGMKVVAVATTHPADTLSDADLVVNRLTDLDPERVAAWFPAA; translated from the coding sequence ATGAGCACTTGGGGAGTGATTTTTGACTGGGACGGAGTGATTATTGATTCATCGCGCCAGCATGACCGCGCATGGCAAATGCTGGCGGAATCAGAGGGGCGCACCCTGTCGCCGGATTATTTCAAGCGCAGCTTCGGGATGAAGAACGAGCGGGCAATTCTGGAACTGCTGCGTTGGACGCAAGATCCCGCAGAAATCAGCCGCCTTTCGTTGAAAAAAGAGGCCATGTACCGCGAGTTGATTGCCGCTGAAGGCATTGCGGTGCTGCCGGGCGTCAAGCCCCTCCTGGCGTGGTTAAGCAAACAGGGTGTGCCCTGCGTCGTCGGCTCCTCCACCCCCGCTGCCAATATCCTATGCGTGCTGGATACCCTCGGTTTGCGCAACGCCTTCCCGCATCTGGTCTGCGCCGGGGATGTTTCCCATGGCAAACCGCATCCGGAAGTATTCCTGAAAGCCGCACAACGGCTGGGCCTGCCGACCACCCGCTGCGTGGTGTTCGAGGATGCGCATGTGGGCATTGAGGCTGCGCGGGCCGCCGGCATGAAGGTCGTCGCCGTGGCCACCACCCACCCCGCCGACACCCTGAGCGATGCCGATCTGGTGGTGAACCGGTTGACCGATCTCGACCCGGAACGCGTGGCGGCCTGGTTCCCGGCGGCGTAG
- a CDS encoding TIM barrel protein, translating into MNVSRRNALKQVAGATVLAAGTAGLSLHAQESAKLKGNIKHSVSKWCYGKIPLDAFCKAVKEMGIESVELLGEKDWATVKENGLTCAMCNGPDSINYGWNRVEHHAKLLEGFAAAIPKVAALGFPNIITFSGERKGMDDATGLKNCADGLKKLMPIAEQHKVTVVLELLNSKVNHKDYMADHSAWGVELCKQVGSERLKLLFDIYHMQIMEGDLIRNIKDYNQYFGHYHTGGNPGRNEIDDSQEINYPAVMKAIVATGYKGYVGQEFIPKKDPLTSLRQSIQICDV; encoded by the coding sequence ATGAACGTGTCCCGTCGCAATGCTTTGAAACAGGTCGCTGGCGCCACCGTCCTCGCCGCCGGAACCGCTGGGTTGTCGCTGCACGCCCAGGAATCCGCCAAACTCAAGGGCAACATCAAACATTCCGTGTCCAAATGGTGCTACGGAAAGATTCCGCTCGACGCGTTCTGCAAAGCGGTGAAGGAAATGGGCATCGAATCCGTGGAGTTGCTCGGGGAAAAGGATTGGGCAACCGTGAAGGAGAACGGGTTGACGTGCGCGATGTGCAATGGACCCGACAGCATTAATTACGGCTGGAACCGCGTGGAACATCACGCCAAATTGCTCGAAGGTTTTGCCGCCGCGATTCCCAAGGTCGCCGCGCTTGGTTTTCCCAACATCATCACCTTCTCAGGCGAGCGCAAAGGGATGGATGACGCCACCGGCCTCAAGAATTGCGCGGACGGGCTGAAAAAGCTCATGCCGATTGCCGAGCAGCATAAGGTCACGGTGGTCCTGGAACTGCTCAACAGCAAGGTGAACCACAAGGATTACATGGCCGATCATTCGGCTTGGGGCGTGGAATTGTGCAAGCAGGTCGGCAGTGAACGGCTCAAGCTGCTGTTTGATATTTACCACATGCAAATCATGGAGGGGGACCTGATCCGCAACATCAAGGATTATAATCAGTACTTTGGGCATTACCACACCGGCGGCAATCCGGGACGCAATGAGATTGATGATTCACAGGAGATCAATTATCCCGCCGTGATGAAGGCGATTGTGGCGACGGGTTACAAGGGGTATGTGGGCCAGGAGTTCATTCCCAAGAAAGATCCGCTGACTTCATTGCGGCAATCCATACAGATTTGCGATGTGTAA
- a CDS encoding response regulator, with translation MSSNYLFELSETLKQTTILIVDDLEDNRDLLEQMLLEQGFESTLKAASGTEALALLENNTGIGLILLDLMMPVMDGYETARRISSNAKTGHIPIIIVTGGALRRDDALMKSFQCGAMDFIPKPVGEVELYARAKSALVMFHDRVGIRDANLALRESKQRYDLAVNGVSEGIFDINFQTGEVFYSTNWKKILGYADDEVPNRFGIWENLVHPDDHERVLNIIHEHWEKHTPYYSSEHRLRAKNGEYKWVYSRGCAVWDERGKVVRMAGSTTDITQRRALEVQLRQAQQMESIGRLAAGVAHDFNNLLTTIVGQANLARMHLPADSPVRDNCEKIERTAMQAADFCKKMLAYAGQGCYAAEHADLSILTAQIAEIVQHSISKKINIRYDLATQPLVVEADTAQLRHVIMNLLINASEAIGDTLGAIAIRTALTKPTPEELAAAVITSQTPAAEYALLEIEDTGCGMPAETVEKIFEPFYTTKLTGRGLGLSAVLGIVKSHDGILSVTSQSGKGTLFKIWFKRVDAPPSPASISMETAEKWQGSGVILLVEDEPAIREMTSLMIKEIGFDVIVAENGVRGVEMFRENQQRIKLVIMDWNMPLMNGEEAFLIIREIAPDAKVLLASGYSEQEAFRRFQGRGLTGFLQKPYRFIDLVQKLQICMEK, from the coding sequence ATGAGTTCAAATTACTTATTCGAATTAAGTGAAACCCTGAAACAAACTACCATCCTGATTGTGGACGATCTGGAGGATAATCGTGATTTATTGGAACAAATGCTCCTGGAACAGGGGTTTGAATCCACCCTGAAAGCAGCTTCCGGTACGGAAGCCCTGGCGTTGCTGGAAAATAACACGGGCATCGGCCTCATTCTGCTGGATCTGATGATGCCGGTCATGGACGGCTATGAGACGGCGCGCCGTATCAGCAGCAATGCCAAAACCGGGCATATCCCCATCATCATTGTCACCGGCGGAGCGTTACGACGGGATGACGCGCTGATGAAAAGTTTTCAATGTGGCGCCATGGATTTCATTCCCAAACCGGTTGGTGAAGTCGAACTGTACGCGCGCGCCAAATCGGCGTTGGTCATGTTTCATGATCGCGTGGGGATTCGCGACGCGAACCTGGCGTTGCGGGAAAGCAAGCAACGGTATGATCTGGCGGTCAACGGGGTAAGTGAAGGCATTTTTGATATCAACTTTCAGACGGGCGAGGTCTTTTATTCCACCAACTGGAAAAAAATACTGGGCTATGCCGACGATGAAGTGCCGAACCGGTTTGGCATCTGGGAAAATCTGGTGCATCCGGACGATCATGAACGGGTATTGAATATCATCCACGAACATTGGGAAAAACATACGCCCTACTACAGCAGCGAGCACCGCCTGCGCGCCAAAAATGGCGAATATAAGTGGGTCTATTCCCGCGGGTGCGCCGTGTGGGACGAGCGGGGCAAGGTGGTGCGCATGGCGGGGTCCACCACGGACATCACCCAGCGCCGCGCCTTGGAAGTGCAACTGCGCCAAGCGCAGCAGATGGAAAGCATCGGTCGTCTGGCCGCTGGCGTCGCGCATGATTTCAACAACCTGTTGACCACCATTGTCGGCCAGGCCAACCTGGCGCGCATGCATCTGCCCGCCGATTCCCCAGTGCGCGACAACTGCGAAAAAATTGAACGTACCGCCATGCAGGCGGCGGACTTTTGCAAGAAAATGCTGGCGTATGCCGGCCAAGGGTGTTACGCGGCGGAACACGCGGATTTGAGCATTCTTACCGCGCAGATTGCGGAAATCGTGCAACACTCCATCAGTAAAAAAATCAATATCCGCTACGATCTCGCCACACAGCCGCTGGTCGTCGAGGCGGATACCGCGCAATTGCGCCACGTTATCATGAATCTGCTGATTAATGCCTCGGAAGCGATTGGCGATACCCTGGGGGCCATCGCCATCCGCACCGCCCTGACCAAACCCACCCCGGAGGAACTGGCCGCAGCGGTGATCACCTCCCAGACGCCGGCCGCGGAATACGCGCTACTGGAGATCGAGGACACCGGGTGTGGTATGCCCGCTGAAACGGTGGAAAAAATCTTTGAACCCTTTTATACCACCAAGCTCACCGGGCGCGGACTGGGCCTTTCTGCGGTGTTGGGCATTGTGAAATCCCACGATGGGATTTTAAGTGTCACCAGCCAGTCCGGCAAAGGGACGCTGTTCAAAATCTGGTTCAAACGGGTGGATGCCCCGCCTTCGCCGGCGTCCATCTCCATGGAAACTGCGGAAAAATGGCAGGGCTCGGGGGTTATTTTATTGGTGGAAGACGAGCCGGCGATTCGCGAAATGACGTCCCTGATGATCAAAGAGATTGGCTTTGATGTCATTGTGGCGGAGAACGGGGTGCGCGGGGTCGAGATGTTTCGTGAAAATCAGCAACGGATCAAATTGGTGATCATGGATTGGAACATG